One region of Pseudomonas alvandae genomic DNA includes:
- the narJ gene encoding nitrate reductase molybdenum cofactor assembly chaperone: MRILKVISLLLDYPTENLVAGRDELEQAIVQAREISPAQRAGLFELLELICGQDLMDGQEHYGALFGRGRSLSLLLFEHVHGESRDRGQAMVDMMAQYEEAGFAIGIKELPDYIPLYLEFLSTREDLEAREGLADVAHLLALLAARLEERESAYASCFRALLQIAGAEPQAAVAEMLEQVKAEHRDDSLEALDKVWEEEAVDFMKAEQQDRCSSMPSAPGRAREESAVPLHWVDFQHEGLAAAPAGEVGNV, translated from the coding sequence ATGCGCATTCTCAAAGTGATTTCGTTGCTGCTCGACTACCCGACCGAAAACCTGGTGGCCGGACGCGACGAGCTGGAGCAGGCGATCGTGCAGGCGCGGGAAATCAGTCCCGCCCAGCGCGCCGGGTTGTTCGAGCTGCTGGAGTTGATCTGCGGCCAGGACCTGATGGACGGCCAGGAGCACTACGGCGCGCTGTTCGGCCGCGGTCGTTCGTTGTCGCTGTTGTTGTTCGAACACGTCCATGGCGAGTCCCGCGACCGGGGCCAGGCCATGGTCGACATGATGGCCCAGTACGAAGAAGCCGGGTTTGCCATCGGCATCAAGGAGCTGCCCGACTACATCCCGTTGTACCTGGAGTTCCTCTCCACCCGCGAAGACTTGGAGGCCCGCGAGGGCCTGGCCGATGTCGCGCACCTGCTGGCCTTGCTCGCGGCGCGCCTGGAAGAGCGGGAAAGCGCCTACGCCAGTTGTTTCCGGGCCTTGTTGCAAATCGCCGGGGCCGAACCCCAGGCGGCGGTGGCCGAGATGCTCGAACAGGTGAAAGCCGAGCATAGGGATGACTCCCTCGAAGCCCTGGACAAAGTCTGGGAAGAAGAGGCGGTGGATTTCATGAAGGCCGAGCAACAAGACCGTTGCAGCTCGATGCCGAGCGCGCCGGGCCGGGCCCGGGAAGAAAGTGCAGTGCCGCTGCACTGGGTGGATTTTCAGCATGAAGGGCTGGCCGCCGCGCCGGCCGGGGAGGTGGGCAATGTCTAA